AGGTGATCAAATTAATGTTTTGTGGACTATTTACTGTATTATAGTATATTATAATTGTGTgagtataaaatataaaagtggcgtaaaataattcaaaaagcGACTGAGAGCGACTGAGAGCGACTGAGTGATATATGATTCTTATAATACAAAATAGGAGCAACTTCACGTTTGTGGTCTATTTACTCTATTTTAGTATATAGTATAACGGAGTTATaatgtaaaatataaaaataatgtcAGAATACAAATAGCGACTGAGAGCGACTGAATGATATATGAGTGATCCTAATAGAACCACTTGAAGTTCTATAAAATATAGTTTTTTGGAAGTGCAAGtttgtatgttttttttaaatgtaattgAACATTAACGATTTAGTATGAATGAATCAAAGATATTTTGTACTATTCAATGTGTAAAAGGTTATCAAATTAATGTTTTGTAGactatttactatattatagtATATTATAATCGTGtgagtataaaaaataaaagtggCGTAAAATAATTCTGAGAGCGACTGAGAGCGACTGAGTGATATATGATTCTTATAATAGAAAATGATTTGAGCAACTTCACGTTCGTGGTCTATATAAAACATGAACTTGGTCACTATTTTTTACTATATCACTcagtcgccattcggtcgcTCCCAGTCGCCCTTAGTCATTTTTGCCTTATCACActgtttaatttcataatttcttatacatgaaaacacaccataatatagtaaatagaATATAAAACACGACTCACTTTATTTTTACCATATCACTCAGTCGTCATTCGGTCGCTCCcagtcgccattcggtcgcccttagtcatttttgccttatcacactgtttaatttcataatttcttatacatgaaaacacaccataatatagtaaataggatataaaacacgaattttctcactttgtttttaccatatcactcagtcgccattcggtcgccctcagtcatttttgccttatttcacactatgtttaatttcgtaaTTTCTTATACATAAAAACAcaccataatatagtaaataatggatataaaacacgaattttctcactttgtttttaccatatcactcggtcgccattcggtcgctcccagtcgccattcggtcgccctaagtcatttttgccttatcacactgtttaatttcataatttcttatacatgaaaacacgccataatatagtaaataggaTATAAAACACAAATTTTCTCACTTTGTTTTTACCATATCACTCAGTCGCCATCGGTCGCTCTCAGTCGCCATCGGTCGCTCTcagtcgccattcggtcgccctcagtcatttttgccttatttcacactatgtttaatttcgtaatttcttatacatgaaaacacaccataatatagtaaataatggatataaaacacgaattttctcactttgtttttaccatatcactcggtcgccattcggtcgctcccagtcgccattcggtcgcCCTAAGTCATTTTTGCCTTATCACACTGTTTAATTTCGTAATTtcttatacatgaaaacacaccataatatagtaaataagatataaaacacgaattttctCACTTTGTTTTTACCATATCACTCAGTCGCCATCGGTCGCTCTcagtcgccattcggtcgccttaagtcatttttgccttatttcacactatgtttaatttcgtaatttcttatacatgaaaacacgccataatatagtaaataatggatataaaacacgaattttctcactttgtttttaccatatcactttgttataaaaattttaaaaaaaaaaactaaactatggaatccaaaaaaaaaaacacacaattGCATAATATCTAGTAGAAACACTACAaatcatcagtttttgtttgcAGTGGTACATGATCCAAAAAACTATAAAGCATCTCAACAACCACCATGGTATCGCTACAAAATCCAATCTTTATTCCAAGTACATGCTGTTAAATAGGGTCTACATGAGTCGACTATCTTGTCATTTATTTCATAGGGATTGAGACGAGCTAATTCCACCTCGATGGTCTTGATCACCCATGCACCACAATCACCTCTgcaaaattaatatattaaaattaatcatggaataaatgtaaaataaaataaaattgaatttgataaaacaaacCCAGCAATATTCTGAGGGAATGACGACGGTCGTGTAATCTTCCATGTATCGGTTGTTACTACACCCACAGTATTCAATAATCGATGTATTAGAACTTGTAGCGGACGAACATACGACTCCATGTTAATCTCTTTAGTTAAACAGATTCCACAATCATAAATTATGATAGATGTGGCCTTTATATCGATTTTTACAGCAACCCAATGGTTGGGGACATGGTAAGGCACAAGGATAAATGATGTTTCTTTCCATGGCAATGATTTCCATTTTCTACTTGATCCTTCAGCCATTTGAATCAAATCATCCCAATGACAATGAGACATACCCTTTTCAGCTTTGGAATGGACAACACCCAAAAGTCCACTAAAATAACCACCCATTATAGCAATGTCTTGTGCCACTAAATGAGGATACCTTTTTTGAAGAACCAAAAACCCATTCATGCATTCGTTAATGTGCTATAAATAAGAAAAAGATTAATGATTAGCACAAAACACATGAAGaacatatatattaattaaatagatGAAATCATATATACTCACAGAAGATCCAAGCCATGACCTAGGCAAGAGCAAATCATTAAACCATTTCTTATCGTAGGCGGCCATTAGGCATTGACGAGTGTCTTTCATTGTTTTAATTTGCTCCTTCAAAGCTTTAGTTAGCTTCGGTGACTTTGCTATTTGAAGTGGTTGAAATGTGCCATTACATGATCCAAGTTGATGGCTAACTAATACAGGGGGCGTCTCTGACAATTCCATGAAGGGCGACGATAAGTACGATGACTTCTTGATTTGCCTCTTAACCCTGACGTAGGTTAATAACATGTTATTGTAAGTTTTCTTATCATCATTATTGTTTGCATCTCCAACTGGCTGGGCATTGGAAGCTCCTTCATCAACTACGAATCGTTGGGGAGTGTGCAATATATGTTTGCTTGGTTGGATCATGGAGTGTCCATTTTGAGGAGATGTAGAACCTGTATGTAAAAATATATAgatcttaaaatatttaatcagGTGACATGACTTATCCACTAAAGCATGTGACTTACCTTCTGATGGCAAGACTTCTTCATTAACACATTTGATATCAAACATCTTTTGTCTCTTTGCTTCCGGAAGTGTACTAGTTGGTTGACGTGATGTCTCTGCTGGATCATTTGCTTCCGGAAGTGTACCAATCATTTGAAATCCATCCACACATACGCGGAAGTATCATGTTATATCTATCTCTTCGCTTAGCAAACTTCTTTGCAATGCCAGGAATACATTCATATGCAAGAATctgcattaaaaaaattatagccaacttaatattaaataaattaactaaataaatacaaaacaaataaatatcTTACTTGCAATGGATGAACAAATCCGTTCAAAGTAAACGCTCCATATTCGACAATCTTTTcgttcttcttctttttcttcaatttgATTGAAGTTAAATCTCGCTTTATACTTTTAAGAACTTCGTTATAAGCTATCGTACCCCAAGGATATTTGTtaaacaaatccaaatcctCCACTAAACTTAAAAGCATGTTGTCAACTTGAGGAACCGTCTTTTGTCGAACTGGCCACAGAACAGCAGCACCAAAGTACAAACATGCTAACTTCAATTTTTCCAAATTTATAGTGCGTTCAGGTGTTTTTCTCATTTCCATTAGCTTTGTCGCCACCTCCTCAATATATACATTTTCATTTCCACAAAAATGTCTATCTCGAAATTGCATCGTCTCTCCAACTTCAGGAAAATCTTCTGAACAATCAAGCCCAGTTATAAGTGCATActccattttcgaaaatctcaACGGTCTTTGATTCACAATCATCCACAACTCATCACTAGTAGTCTTACATGACTGTCTAGCCATCAAGAACCATATAATCTGACTAGATAAATTGTAATCTCCTACATACTTAATTAAATTACCAAATTGAGTTCCATCAATCATATTCTGCATCTCTGCATCATTGAGGCATTCCTTGATAGTCTCTGATACACTTTTGAAATGAGAGTTTAAACTTAACTTGCATTCAAAGTGATTCTTTCTCAATAACTGAGGTTTCAATTTTACCTACACTCGAAAAAACAtaaatgatataaaaaatataaatatttttcaaacataaacaacaaatacaatgtTGAACACAATTTCTCAACAAAAACACAAATACTTTATTCATTTATCAGTTACAGATATGTAAGAAAGTTTAGGCAAAAACTCGATTCCACAAATATAACGAAAAGTAAAAactcaataaaaatcatataaaacgATAAACTTACCCAAACTTCATCTTCTGCCATTTTAATTACAAATGCTAAATGTATGGTTGTTTAAATGGTCCTTGATTAGTGAATTAGACCATTGATTGATGGAAAATTTCAATTGAGCTAAGAGAAGAACGGTCAGTCACCTAAGGAGAAGAAGGAATGATATTGTTAGTTTAACGTCACTCATAAAATACTTATATCAAAGAGAATATTCAAAACTAAGAATTGAACTCATGCAAAAAcaattttataaatgatttactaaaaagaaataaattaacATCAAACACAAAtagtttattaataataaatcgTTTAGTTGAACTTGCGGGATGGGTATCAATTTTAGACCATTGATTGATTCAATGGAAAATTTTTCTAAGCTGGACTTGCGGTCTGGGTATCACCAAATCCGGATGGATTCCAAGGACATTCACAAGACAGTTTTTCGGACTCATGGGGATCATTATGAATTCACTGTTGTGCCATTCGGTTTATCAAATGCACCCTCTACATTCCAATCTGCTATGAATCGGGCTTTTAGCTTTTATTTGCAccattttgttatcatattcttCGATGCTATCCTTATCTACAGTCAATCAGAGGATGAACATCTCGTACAGCCACAAAAGATTCTCGAGTGTATTCTTAATCAGAAATTCTTTGCGAAGAAAAGCAAATGTCTATTTTTTTCAAAGCACCATTTATTATTTGGGACATTCGGTGATGACAGGGATGGTATGGCCAATCCAGGAAAAATTGAAGTCATGACACAGTATGAAATAGATGTACAGCAACTTGTGGAGCAACATCTAAGCCTCGTACATAATGATGTTCAAAGAACTTGATTTCTTTATATATCTCTATTCATGTGGAGATTAGGAATCCAATTGGGTGTTAATTTTCCCTTTCCGTGAGACAGGTTAGAGCTCAGAACTACGCCTAATCATTCGTtcacatattttaaatttgtcaatgaattttgtttcttgtacaaaaataaatagaaaatatAGACTAACAAACAATATGATCCAAGCATGAAATGGTGAATGATAACTTACCTGTGAATGATATTTCTTTTCAACGCATGCCCGTTTGgttcataacaaaatacaagatTGAATCATACAAAATCCAGGACATGTCAAAGAAGCATAAAATAGATGACACAAGTTATTACATTATTGCAAGCTAAAATCCTACGCTAAAGAGGCTCACACAGACATACCTCAAAACTAGTAAGCAAAAGTTATATCATTCTTTCAACAATTAATCACATGGACaataaattaattacaaaaGTGACTCTCTCAATCCCTTCTCTTCAAAACACATATTATTATACAGATTCAATCGTCGATTTCATACCTTTGGACTTGCAACAATCAACACAGCTAAGTCCtttgaaaaaaaatcaaacgCATACAATAAATTATGAAAAGGAATCGACGGCGGCTCACCTTCTGTTTAAGATTGTAACGGTGCCACTCAGATTGGTAGTGAAGCTTCTGCTCAGAATCGTCGAGGAATTCCTTGTTGCAAGCCAATCCCATGTCTGATGGCAACCAATGCAGAAGATGACAGGGAATGGGATTTCAAAAAACAAAACGTTAgggttaaaagaaaaaaaataaggattttttaattttttaaatgagGGTAGTATAGTCATTTTAAAAGTGTGGGCTCGTTTTTTAAATATGGTTTTGCAGAGTGTTAATTGCCTAAATTTCCACCGCAAACCCACTCGGGGAATTGGGAAACTGCGAAAAAGGTACTTTGATTTCTCTATTTTCTGTAATTTTCCCCTTTTGTCGTTTTAGGGTTTTCTAGTGTTACTGTTCACGCACACTTTCATGGTTTTTGTGGTTTTCTGTCCGTTGGAACTATTGATTAGTATTGTATCGAATTCGATCTTTTTGGCTCTGTGTGGTATATCTTCGACATGTTATATATTTTTGGTATTATAAAGTTTTAATCTTTGCTTTGGGTTTTTCATAGTGAATGCTGGGTTTTTGTACTGGAATTGTTTGATTGCTGTAAGCCTGTAgtttttgagatgttttagtGTAGGCGACTTAATGTGTTTTGGGGCATAAAATTATGCTTTACAAAAATTATAGGtaaaattttgaatctttttatttgaAATGAGCTATTACTCATATGTGTGCTTAAATGTCCATATATTTTACTCATGTCAGTGTACATATCGATGATATCATTGTACATGCGCTAGGCAGCGCGCTAGCAGATGCATAGAATAAATTTTGGTGTCGTTAATTTTCTGTTTTGTGTTGAACTTCTTTTATCTGGATGAAGACCAGTGTCTTGAAATGCTAAATCATATTTTTGAACTCACCAATTAAGTTATATGCACTTTTTAAAATGGGATAAGTTAATGtctattggttattgttttgtcATTTCCTTAATATGTGACATTAATCTGTTTAGCCAGGCTTAATTGATATATCTTACTACTAATGTTTTGAGCTAGTGATTCCTTGTTTTTGGAAAGAGTATTCATTTGAAAATTCAGAGTAGAGAAGGAAATTATGTCATGAATTGGTCGATCGCACTAATACCATATTTGTTGTTTGGGTGCATACTTTTCTTGCCCAGAATCTTTGCTTTTATTTTCCCTTCTGAATTAATGTTGTTTAGCTTATACATACTTAGTTGAGCAAAAAAAGTTTTACATCTTACTCTTGTTTTTTTTACGAAAACGGAAAACCTTTATGCGTTTGATGTCAATTGATGTTCCATTTTGGTTATTTATTTGCATCTGCAACGAACATGCAAATTGACTATACTATGCATCACTTTAGATTTTAGGTCAACGTGAATGGATACAAAAACATCAAATGGAGAACGTCGACATGTTACGATTAAACTATGGCCTCCTAGCCAGAATACACGCCAGAAGCTAGTTGAGCGAATGACAGATAATCTTTCGGCTCCAACCATTTTCACCCGCAAGTATGGCAGTGTCAGTGAGGCCGAGGCTTCAAAATTTGGTAAACAAATTGAAGAATCTgctttttctagtgcaaatcaacaTTATGAACGGGAACCTGATGGTGATGGCAGTTCTGCTGTGCAGTGGTATGCCAGTGAATGTAGCAAGCTTTGTCTGGATGTTCTTAAAGGAGGATTCAAGATGGAGGAAAAAGAGAAGATAAGCTCGAAGGTTAGTCCTACTATCCGCGATACCTTTTTCGATATTTCGAAAGGTCAGCGAGCATTCATAGAGGAGGACGAGGCACAAACACTTTTGAGTCCCTTAAAAGATCCAGGAAATTTTTACACTAAAATATGTTTCAGCAATCGAAGCTTCGGTCTAGGTGCTGCCCATATTGCTGGTCCTATCTTATCAGCTATTAAGAACCAGTTGACAGACGTGGATCTGTCAGATTTTGTCGCTGGACGACCAGAGGCAGAAGCTCTGGATGTAATGACTATCTTTTCTGAAGGTCTGGAAGGCTCTCATTTGAAGTATCTGAATCTCTCAGACAATGCCTTGGGTGAGAAGGGAGTTCGGGCATTTAGTATGCTCTTGCAGTCTCAGACCGAATTGGAGGAACTATATCTGATGAATGATGGGATTTCAGAAGAAGCAGCACGAGCTGTTAGTGAATTGGTTCCTTCCACACAGAAGCTTAGAGTTCTTCATTTTCATAACAACATGACGGGAGATACAGGGGCGGTTTCGATATCCAAGATTCTGAGGCGATGTCCCCTGTTGGAGGATTTTCGCTGCTCATCTACCCGTGTAGGCTCTGAAGGTGGGATTGCATTGAGCGAAGCACTTTCAGGATGTACGAATTTGAAGAAACTTGATATTCGAGATAACATGTTTGGGGTCCAGGCTGGTATCAAGCTGAGTGAGGCTCTTGTCAAACATGAGTATCTTACCGAGATATATTTGAGCTACCTGAATCTTGAAGATGTTGGAGCAACTGCAATAGCTGATGCTCTAAAAGAGACTGCACCCTCACTCGAGGTCTTGGAGATGGCTGGGAATGATATAACAGCCGAAGCAGCTCCTAGTTTAGCTTCTTGCATTGCTAAAAAGATGGCTCTTATGAAGTTAAACTTGTCGGAAAACGATCTCAAGGATGATGGTGTGCTTCTGATAAGcaaagtacttggagtagagcATGATCAATTGAAAGAAGTCGACATGAGCCAGAACTCTCTTAGAAGGGCTGCATCTAGGACTTTGGCTCAGGCATTAGTTAATAAGCCCTCATTCAAGTTACTGAATATTAATGGAAACTTCATTTCTGATGAAGGGATTGATGAACTGAAGGATATCTTTAAAGAAAATCCTGATAAACTTGGCCCGTTGGATGAAAATGATCCTGATGGAGAAGATTTTGACGATGAAGATTCTGGagatgaagaagatgaaggTGAGCAGGATGAGTTGGAAGTGAAACTCAAAAATCTTGACGTTAATCAAAAAGAGTGAAGAGCTTGACTATATATCCTTATGAAAACTTGTTGTCTTAGTTATATTAGCTTTGGTTGATGAAACTTTATTGTCATGATTCTAGCCTAGCTGAAGCTAATCGATCACCATCAGTAGTTTGCGATCGATGCAAAATTTTTGCTGTGATTCAGCTTGAGCTTAGATAGTAGTAGACTAATTAATGACATATGCATGCAGACTTGTAGTTCTTGATAACTCATTTTGTGGTTTTTATGTTTTCTGTTTGTGCTTTTCCAATCATGTTTATTTTCCCTGTTCTAGATTTATCATTCCAAACCCATATTTCCAAGCGACAAACATGCCTAGCGCGTCCGAAAGAGTAAGTTCCAAGTAACAAAGAATAATAGCAGTATACCGCATCCATTTCTAAATTGTGTAATACCGTAAATATTCAATCAGTCATGAGaaataagtatatatataagagGTTAAATTACCTTTTAACATTTAAACAAAAACAATTATATAGATGAATAATAATGATGCTAAATTTGGGTATTTTCCGGAGTACTGAAGAATGCTGTTACATACTTTCAGGCTTACACGAAGGGTAAAGTGGTAACTAGATCATTGCTGCATCCACCAATCTAAGTTACCAAATTATTTCTATTGCTACAGATGTATGTTACTACATCTTCTAAGACTGACAATTATTATTAATCACATCAAGCTCGATCTCTTCCTCTTATATGCCGTCCATGTCAATCCATTCAACCCGACTTCCAAACCCTCATCTGCGCTGTTTATATGAGAACTTTCAACTTCATTCCTACTCCTTTGAGATGCCCAACCAAATGTATCTTCACTTCTCGTTTCACTCGCTGTGGAAACTGTCTCACTTTTCAAGTCCGGGGCCCTCTTCTCTTCCACAAGATTATCTCTAGAATTGTATTTGGGTAGTTCATTATTCAAGAACGATGCATTTTCTCGTACCCGTTTTGCAGAATGTATGGTTACATCATCCCCATTCTCCACAGTCTTCATCCACTGTAAATCGGTAACTGTGTCATCACGAATTACCTCCTTTCTCCGCCTCTTACCAGTGACAGCAACTTCATGCATAGATCCTTTTTCCCTGCCATCCTTCATATCAGGCACAGTGTATACCCAATCTGGAACCTCGTGATCTTCCATTAGACGAGATCTGTAATTCTCCTTTTGTCTTCTCTCTTCGTCCATTTTCTCAAACAACCAAAACTCCTCATCTGTACGGGCTGCCAGCCGATTGATTTCTCGTTCGCTTGGCACGTCTGTTCCAAGTGACCTAGAACCTTTGCGCATGATTTCCTCTAACATATCTCTCCTATCTTGGGCTGCATGAACAAGAAAGACCTTGCATCAACACTTGTCGACTAAGACATTAACTCAACAATGTTAACGGCAAATTGTTTGCTATGAAATAGAAATTTCAAAATAGAGGTCGTTTTAGTTATTACCCAccataaatttaaaagtaataaCTGAACAACCGAGTATTGTATTCAAATTGTGGGAAAAAAGTTGAAACCCAGTTATAGATTCACATAAATTGCGAAACAGCAGTCATATCGacgataaatttaaaagtaatagTATTACTACCACTGAACTACCGAGTATTGGAATCAAATTGTAGAAAATAAGTTGAAACGTTCGTCAAATTGTTGCCTAAACAATTGTGTTTCCATACGAAGGGAACGATCCAAAAGGTTGAGGGAAGTGAAAAACCTGTTGAAGTTGTATTGAACAACCCTGCCTGGATGACCTTTGCATCAATGCCCATTTTCTGCTTGGCTCTCTCTAAGATTACTTCTTCAATCGATCCAACACTGACAAGCACAAAAACTCTCACCTCTTTCTTCTGCCCAATACGATGAGCTCTATCCTCTGCCTGTTGATCCATTTGAGGGTTCCAATCACTGTCAAAAATAATCACCGTGTCTGCAGTCTGTAAATTCAGACCAAGTCCTCCAGCACGAGTGCTTAGAAGAAATATGAAGTAAGGTGAGTCAGGGGCGTTGAATTGTTTCAATAATTTTCCCCGGTCTTCAGTTTTGGTATTGCCATCAAGTCTAAGAAATTGATAACCTTTTAATTCCAGATAATCTCCAAGTATGGTCATGAGCCGTGTCATTTGAGAGAAAAGGAGGACTCTGTGTCCAGCTCTCTGAAGTTTGGGGAGTAAGCGATCAAGAAGCTCAAACTTTCCCGATGCCCGAAAAATCTCATCATTCCGCTGCAAATAATATTCACCCAGAAATAGGTATGGGTGGTTACAACATTTTCGAAGCTGCATTGTCAGGTTCTGCAGACTTTTGGACTTCCCACTTCCTGCAAATTCACATCATAATCAAAATAGGATTAAATATTGCCCTGCTACAAGCATTTGCAGCATTAAGCTATTCAAAAGTGAGTGGCTTACCATTAGCGAGACCAACCCTCCCCATCTCTGTTACTTGCTGATAATAAACTTTTTGCCATGCTGACATGTCACATTTTAGCATAACCTGAATTTTACTAGGAAGGTACTTTTCCACCTCATCTTTCTTCCTTCTCAAAATAAATGGCCTTATGACCTAGATCATTTTGCAAATACAAAGTTGTACTGGTTATCAGAAGGTTTCATATCAAGGAACGACAGATGAAAAAACTAATACTTACATGGTGCAAGCGGCGAATTACTAGCAATTGTTCCTCTTCTGTCAAGCTGACTTCACATTTGTCCGCAAAAGGAGCATTAAACCATTCCTCAAAGTTATTAACTGAATTAAAAATATTAGGAAGGAGAAAATTGAGCAGGGACCACAGTTCCTGCAAACTATTCTGGATAGGAGTGCCAGTCAAAAGAAGTCTCCGCCGAATTCGATATCTGCCAAttcaaaaacaataaattaataACTCATTTTCATCAAGTTTCATTTTTAATACTGATGCCATCACGTCAGCAGATGATAGTAAATAGCTATACAAGCCGATTAGCGATCTAATACCGCTGAGATAATATTAATGTATAACCTGCTAACTACAAGCTAACTaaatatcactttaaaaaagGTAAAAATTCATTCAAGTCATATACAGGAGCTATGTACGCATGAAAATAGAATTTAAAGATTCACAAGAAAATGCAAATCAAGACAAAGATGCCAAAACAATTTAAGTTATTAAAGACCCATACCTTGAAACCAGAGTACGCGAAAGCACAcaatcaaaattttttaaacGATGTCCTTCATCAACAATCAGGTAGTACCAGTGTATTTTCTTGAGAAATGCCTTGTCTCTAATGATAAGATCATAATGGGTGATCAAAACATTGAACTTCCCTTCTCCTGAATACTCCTCTCTCATTGCCTTCCTTTCGTCAAGACGGCCATCATAAAGAACAGCAGAAATGCTGAAACACAGAAAGTCCACAAGGGATGAAAAATTTATACAAAACTAAACAATGAAAAGGTTCTGTTGCATACCTAGGAGCCCATGTCGAAAATTCATTCATCCAATTGGGTAGAACAGCTTTTGGGGCCACGATCAAGTGGGGCCCAGTCACATCCTTATTTTCGATAAGATACGCAACCAAAGCAATGGTCTGAATTGTTTTGCCTAGACCCATTTCATCCGCTAAAATTCCATTTAAATTGTTATTGAATAAAGACAGCATCCACTGAAGCCCCTCTAATTGGTAGGGTCTTAACTCTCCACCTTGAAGCATAGTTGGTTGCTCAGTCACCTATGGAAGTTCTCATCAGGTCAAGCCAACAATCGTCATATGATCGAAGTGATAGCCAGAAAAATAATATCTTCAATAGTTGCTTGTAATGCTAGCTGGGGTGTCAATTCAACTTTTCAAACGAATGGGAGAATAAATTTCTATATTTATCTGAATTTAGTTTCTTACAAGAAAGAACAAACTTAAAAAAGAATCAACATCTCTCGGCTGCTCCTTTTAAAAAAAGGTTGGTTCTTCGACAGAAGGAAGTGTACGTTCCTAAAATTATAAGATATTATTTTAACTGTTCATCAAGATGATCCCTAGTGGGTGCAGGAGAGGAGACAGTATCATGAAAAGAATCCATAAAAACCTAGCAGAACTTTTTTGATAGGAAATCATTGTTAACACGTGACTTCAGTATAATTGAACGCTGAAGAGCCAACTACCATTGAACAACATGTGGTGACAACCTTTTAATGGGAAATAATAATGGTACATATTAATATCAAATCTAAAAAAgtctatattaaaaaaaaatctaaaaaggTCCAGACATAAAATTAATACCTTCTCCTGTATGGAATGAACAACAGAGTTATATTTCCGCTGGCCTTCTAGTAAATCACCCGTCTTTACTTTATCATCAGCTTCATCATCAAACTCGTCATCTTCCTCCGGAACTGATTGTGCTGGTGTATCGTTCTTTAATGCAGATGATTCAGGTATGTCAGTGTCTGAACCCTGCAAGGTTTCCATGCCGTCATGAGCGGCATCTTTCTGACGTTGCACAGCTGCTCCCAAACGAACTAAGAGATCATTAGTTTTTCCTAGGAGCATGGTCAATCTCTCATTCTTGCTCTCTTCCACCATTTTCATGTAAGCTTCTTGATCATCAGCTTTCAGAGCTTGGAATCTCAGTTTTTCAGCCCGTGTAGCTCGTTGTCTTAGTCTTCCATGCCAAGACTGCAAGGATGGAGACAATATACCAAATAATGACCAACAGTATTA
The Primulina eburnea isolate SZY01 chromosome 5, ASM2296580v1, whole genome shotgun sequence genome window above contains:
- the LOC140831446 gene encoding uncharacterized protein; its protein translation is MFDIKCVNEEVLPSEGSTSPQNGHSMIQPSKHILHTPQRFVVDEGASNAQPVGDANNNDDKKTYNNMLLTYVRVKRQIKKSSYLSSPFMELSETPPVLVSHQLGSCNGTFQPLQIAKSPKLTKALKEQIKTMKDTRQCLMAAYDKKWFNDLLLPRSWLGSSHINECMNGFLVLQKRYPHLVAQDIAIMGGYFSGLLGVVHSKAEKGMSHCHWDDLIQMAEGSSRKWKSLPWKETSFILVPYHVPNHWVAVKIDIKATSIIIYDCGICLTKEINMESYVRPLQVLIHRLLNTVGVVTTDTWKITRPSSFPQNIAGGDCGAWVIKTIEVELARLNPYEINDKIVDSCRPYLTACTWNKDWIL
- the LOC140831447 gene encoding uncharacterized protein, yielding MGLACNKEFLDDSEQKLHYQSEWHRYNLKQKVKLKPQLLRKNHFECKLSLNSHFKSVSETIKECLNDAEMQNMIDGTQFGNLIKYVGDYNLSSQIIWFLMARQSCKTTSDELWMIVNQRPLRFSKMEYALITGLDCSEDFPEVGETMQFRDRHFCGNENVYIEEVATKLMEMRKTPERTINLEKLKLACLYFGAAVLWPVRQKTVPQVDNMLLSLVEDLDLFNKYPWGTIAYNEVLKSIKRDLTSIKLKKKKKNEKIVEYGAFTLNGFVHPLQILAYECIPGIAKKFAKRRDRYNMILPRMCGWISNDWYTSGSK
- the LOC140833099 gene encoding RAN GTPase-activating protein 2-like; its protein translation is MDTKTSNGERRHVTIKLWPPSQNTRQKLVERMTDNLSAPTIFTRKYGSVSEAEASKFGKQIEESAFSSANQHYEREPDGDGSSAVQWYASECSKLCLDVLKGGFKMEEKEKISSKVSPTIRDTFFDISKGQRAFIEEDEAQTLLSPLKDPGNFYTKICFSNRSFGLGAAHIAGPILSAIKNQLTDVDLSDFVAGRPEAEALDVMTIFSEGLEGSHLKYLNLSDNALGEKGVRAFSMLLQSQTELEELYLMNDGISEEAARAVSELVPSTQKLRVLHFHNNMTGDTGAVSISKILRRCPLLEDFRCSSTRVGSEGGIALSEALSGCTNLKKLDIRDNMFGVQAGIKLSEALVKHEYLTEIYLSYLNLEDVGATAIADALKETAPSLEVLEMAGNDITAEAAPSLASCIAKKMALMKLNLSENDLKDDGVLLISKVLGVEHDQLKEVDMSQNSLRRAASRTLAQALVNKPSFKLLNINGNFISDEGIDELKDIFKENPDKLGPLDENDPDGEDFDDEDSGDEEDEGEQDELEVKLKNLDVNQKE